In the Candidatus Krumholzibacteriia bacterium genome, one interval contains:
- a CDS encoding alkaline phosphatase family protein → MATRILFLGADALDKDTVLAWAEDGTLPTFRRLLREGAWGTTHNPPGLYVGAVWPSFWTSVGPDRHARYCYEQLRPGSYEKVRVHPTDTRAPAFWDAIGAAGRRVAVIDVPKTHVVEGLNGVHVVDWGTHDPDFQGPLTWPASLAADLVSRHGRDEVGNCNVHGGAGDYEKLRAQLVARIDRRKRMLRDIMAREDWDAFIAVFSESHCVGHQCWHLHDTAHVRHDAALAGRIGDPVRDVYVAIDAAIGELIEAAGPGTDVIVLGSHGMRSHYDASFMLDAILRRIERPDATPPSARTVSRARRIWSRTPKGLRVLLSPLKGPARQRLGINDLASRRFFAVPNNDAYGAIRINLAGREPAGRVQPGAAFERECAMLEADLRALINVDTGEPAVLRVLRTRDLYRGPMLNHLPDLMVEWNRRAPITRVHSAKTGEVTGEYTKCRTGDHAPTGFFAATGARVIRGPLREPVSVMDFGPTIADRLGVTLSDVEGRSFAAMVFAGAGK, encoded by the coding sequence ATGGCCACCCGCATTCTCTTCCTCGGCGCCGATGCGCTGGACAAGGACACCGTCCTCGCCTGGGCGGAAGACGGCACGCTGCCCACGTTCCGCCGCCTGTTGCGCGAGGGTGCCTGGGGGACCACCCACAATCCGCCCGGGCTCTACGTGGGCGCGGTGTGGCCCTCCTTCTGGACGTCGGTGGGTCCCGACCGCCACGCACGCTACTGCTACGAACAACTCCGCCCCGGCTCCTACGAAAAGGTCCGCGTCCATCCCACCGACACGCGTGCACCGGCGTTCTGGGACGCCATCGGTGCCGCGGGAAGGCGTGTGGCGGTGATCGATGTCCCCAAGACGCACGTCGTGGAAGGTCTGAACGGCGTGCATGTAGTCGACTGGGGGACGCACGACCCCGACTTCCAGGGGCCGCTGACCTGGCCCGCCTCTCTCGCCGCGGATCTGGTTTCGCGCCATGGTCGCGACGAGGTGGGGAACTGCAACGTGCACGGTGGCGCGGGTGACTATGAGAAACTGCGCGCGCAGTTGGTCGCGCGCATCGATCGCCGTAAGCGCATGCTGCGGGACATCATGGCGCGGGAAGACTGGGATGCGTTCATCGCCGTGTTCAGCGAGAGCCACTGCGTGGGACACCAGTGCTGGCACCTGCACGACACCGCGCACGTGCGCCACGACGCGGCGCTGGCCGGGCGCATCGGCGACCCGGTGCGCGACGTCTACGTGGCCATCGACGCGGCCATCGGCGAGTTGATCGAAGCCGCCGGGCCGGGAACCGACGTGATCGTGCTCGGCAGCCACGGCATGCGCTCCCACTACGACGCGTCGTTCATGCTGGACGCCATCCTGCGGCGCATCGAACGTCCGGACGCAACCCCGCCTTCGGCGAGGACCGTGTCGCGAGCCAGACGAATCTGGAGCCGCACGCCGAAGGGGCTGCGCGTGCTGCTTTCGCCGCTCAAGGGACCGGCGCGGCAGCGGCTGGGCATCAACGACCTGGCGTCGCGCCGTTTCTTCGCGGTCCCCAACAACGACGCGTACGGTGCCATCCGCATCAACCTGGCGGGACGCGAACCGGCCGGCCGCGTGCAGCCGGGTGCCGCGTTCGAACGCGAGTGCGCGATGCTGGAGGCGGACCTTCGCGCGCTGATCAACGTGGACACCGGTGAGCCGGCTGTGCTTCGCGTGCTGCGTACCCGCGACCTCTACCGCGGGCCCATGCTCAACCATCTGCCGGATCTCATGGTGGAGTGGAACCGCCGTGCGCCCATCACCCGCGTGCACTCCGCGAAAACGGGTGAAGTGACCGGCGAGTACACCAAGTGCCGCACCGGGGACCACGCGCCCACCGGGTTCTTTGCTGCCACCGGCGCGCGCGTGATTCGGGGCCCGTTGCGGGAACCGGTGTCGGTGATGGACTTCGGTCCCACCATCGCGGATCGCCTGGGCGTGACGCTCTCCGATGTCGAGGGCCGCTCGTTCGCGGCGATGGTGTTCGCGGGCGCCGGCAAATGA
- a CDS encoding BamA/TamA family outer membrane protein, which produces MKMSSFHASVRTRRTVQTAALASIALLATTAHADFDVSKLARYEGFLVTGVTITGHSVTREYVIRREIRTQAGQEFRVALAAADLTRLENLGIFSSQVIQVVPNDSSVALTYQVREMPWIVPYPRFKYTEQDSWSIGAGVASVNMLGRAIYLGGSGTVGGVDAFSALFQYPWITGNHISIDAFLSDDRRHDTLNEFREHSREITPWFGRYIRDNGRLAGTISWFQMNADRDGITISPDRRDDYLRYGIKGGFDNRDSWRNPTSGWNNELLIMWYHGFAFDEHSWPLVELDLRRYQPLGNRRNTLIIGGLFSWQDGQAGAEIPGYLQYRMGGANSIRGHDIEVLGKELVGRNQLILTLEYQRAVIPIREFRFMKWSVSGGLDIAGFYDAGDAWNLAEELNTRNARHGFGVGLRFLVPSVYEIRTDVAIGEDGDVHFHLGVGDKLSAQRARLR; this is translated from the coding sequence ATGAAGATGTCATCCTTCCATGCCAGTGTCCGCACGCGGCGAACCGTCCAGACCGCCGCCCTTGCTTCGATTGCATTACTTGCCACAACCGCGCACGCCGACTTCGACGTAAGCAAGCTGGCACGCTATGAGGGGTTTCTCGTCACGGGTGTCACCATCACCGGACACAGCGTGACCAGGGAGTACGTGATCCGCCGTGAGATCCGCACCCAGGCCGGCCAGGAGTTCCGCGTTGCCCTGGCCGCCGCGGACCTCACGCGCCTCGAGAACCTCGGCATATTCAGCTCGCAAGTGATCCAGGTGGTGCCGAATGACAGCTCGGTGGCGCTGACATACCAGGTCCGCGAAATGCCGTGGATCGTCCCCTATCCCAGGTTCAAGTACACCGAGCAGGACAGCTGGTCCATCGGCGCCGGGGTGGCGTCGGTCAACATGCTGGGGCGCGCCATCTACCTGGGCGGCTCCGGCACGGTGGGCGGCGTGGATGCCTTCTCGGCCCTCTTCCAGTATCCGTGGATCACCGGCAACCACATCTCCATCGACGCGTTTCTATCCGACGACCGGCGCCACGACACCCTCAACGAATTTCGGGAGCACAGTCGCGAGATCACGCCCTGGTTTGGCCGCTACATCCGCGATAACGGCCGCCTGGCGGGCACCATCTCCTGGTTCCAGATGAACGCCGACCGTGACGGCATCACCATCTCTCCCGACCGGCGCGACGACTACCTGCGCTACGGAATCAAAGGCGGGTTCGACAACCGCGATTCCTGGCGCAACCCCACCAGCGGCTGGAACAACGAGCTGCTCATCATGTGGTACCATGGCTTTGCCTTCGACGAACACAGCTGGCCGCTGGTTGAACTGGACCTGCGCCGCTACCAGCCACTCGGGAACCGGCGGAATACGCTCATCATCGGGGGTCTGTTCTCCTGGCAGGACGGCCAGGCCGGGGCGGAGATCCCCGGCTACCTGCAGTACCGTATGGGTGGCGCCAACTCCATCCGCGGGCATGACATCGAGGTGCTGGGCAAGGAATTGGTCGGCAGGAACCAGTTGATCCTCACGCTCGAGTACCAGCGTGCCGTGATCCCCATCCGCGAGTTCCGATTCATGAAATGGTCGGTCAGCGGGGGCCTCGACATTGCCGGATTCTACGACGCCGGAGACGCGTGGAACCTGGCGGAAGAGTTGAATACCCGCAACGCCCGCCATGGTTTCGGTGTGGGACTCCGCTTCCTCGTCCCCTCGGTCTACGAAATCCGGACGGATGTGGCCATCGGGGAGGACGGGGACGTACACTTCCACCTGGGCGTGGGTGACAAACTGAGCGCGCAACGGGCACGTTTGAGATAG
- a CDS encoding potassium channel family protein, producing the protein MWNALRFRQLLVFIIIGLLLEPFTSSHAGLSIVFQFIFLNALLVALSSIEGHERWLVSLRAVLVGLWAIGAVLRVVCLTGLAPALDTTLLAVTVVVDAFLMGTCVAVLMKFVLRGHDVDAERIFAAVVAYFLMAFTFASIYDLLVIVRPASFFAAEAAGEATGYMTYDSLYFSFVTITTLGYGDIVPHLPLARALCIIEAVAGQFYIAVVIAWLVSSYVGSRRARS; encoded by the coding sequence TTGTGGAACGCGCTCCGTTTCCGCCAGTTGCTCGTCTTTATCATCATCGGTCTGCTGCTGGAGCCGTTCACTTCCTCGCATGCGGGGCTGTCGATCGTGTTCCAGTTCATCTTCCTGAATGCCCTGTTGGTGGCGTTGTCATCCATAGAAGGACACGAGCGCTGGCTGGTGTCGCTTCGCGCCGTCCTGGTGGGATTATGGGCGATTGGAGCGGTCCTCAGGGTGGTTTGTCTCACGGGCCTGGCGCCGGCGCTGGACACCACCTTGCTCGCGGTAACGGTGGTAGTGGACGCGTTCCTGATGGGTACGTGCGTGGCCGTGTTGATGAAGTTCGTCCTGAGGGGGCATGACGTCGACGCTGAGCGAATCTTTGCCGCCGTGGTGGCCTACTTCCTCATGGCCTTCACATTCGCGTCGATCTACGACCTCCTCGTGATCGTCCGGCCGGCGAGCTTCTTTGCGGCGGAAGCCGCTGGCGAAGCAACCGGGTACATGACGTACGACTCGCTGTATTTCAGCTTCGTCACCATCACGACACTGGGATACGGCGACATCGTGCCGCACCTCCCGCTCGCGCGGGCGCTTTGCATCATCGAGGCGGTGGCCGGGCAGTTCTACATCGCGGTGGTCATCGCCTGGCTGGTGAGTTCCTACGTTGGTTCCCGCCGGGCCCGCTCATAG
- a CDS encoding efflux transporter outer membrane subunit — MKRTAWVAGMLLVAGCSVGPNYQRPDIESPESWRAADSTVFVMADSTSLALADTAWWELFGDTVLTSLVAEALTANYDIRIAAGRVDELMGLYGVTRSDYFPKLDAQFEGSRGQRAFPGDQGDRSTDNYFDVSLGASWEIDIWGRIRRANEAARANLLAAEAGRRAVVLSVASLVATSYVDLLALDDQLDIARRTAATREQSVDLMRNRYDHGDVSEIELRVMEAEYWRTVATIPVIEQRITEVENALSVLLGRNPGPIARGTTLRALAVPEVPAGLPSEMLLRRPDVVAAEEQLVSANARIGVAKARYFPSLSLTGLLGTASGDFGKLFESPQYDIWNVGGSVLQPIFRWGEIRGQVRASEGQQRQALNSYVFSLRNAFADVENALSARANVREELVAQQNRVEALRIYNRLTEMSYNEGVATYLEFLDSQRTLFDSELQYAGTLAGGYKSVIGVYRSLGGGWVDRASYEALQPGQEVELPDR, encoded by the coding sequence ATGAAGCGTACGGCCTGGGTTGCGGGGATGCTGCTCGTTGCCGGCTGTTCGGTGGGGCCCAACTACCAGCGGCCGGACATCGAGTCGCCGGAGTCGTGGCGCGCGGCGGATTCAACCGTCTTCGTGATGGCGGATTCCACGTCGCTTGCGCTGGCGGACACGGCTTGGTGGGAACTGTTCGGCGACACCGTGCTGACCAGCCTCGTGGCCGAGGCGCTCACGGCCAACTACGACATCCGCATTGCGGCGGGGCGCGTCGACGAGCTGATGGGCCTCTACGGTGTCACCCGCTCCGACTACTTCCCCAAGTTGGATGCGCAGTTCGAGGGCAGCCGGGGCCAGCGCGCATTCCCGGGCGACCAGGGTGACCGTTCCACCGACAACTACTTCGATGTGTCGCTGGGCGCGTCGTGGGAGATCGACATCTGGGGCCGCATCCGCCGCGCCAACGAGGCGGCCCGTGCCAACCTGCTCGCCGCCGAGGCGGGCCGGCGCGCGGTGGTGCTCTCGGTGGCATCGCTGGTGGCGACGTCGTACGTGGACCTGCTTGCGCTCGACGACCAGCTCGACATCGCGCGCCGCACTGCCGCCACGCGGGAACAATCCGTTGATCTCATGCGCAATCGCTACGATCACGGTGACGTATCCGAAATCGAGTTGCGGGTCATGGAAGCCGAGTACTGGCGTACCGTTGCCACCATCCCCGTGATCGAGCAGCGGATCACCGAGGTGGAGAATGCGTTGAGCGTGTTGCTGGGACGGAATCCCGGCCCCATCGCGCGCGGCACCACACTGCGGGCGCTCGCGGTGCCGGAGGTGCCGGCGGGTCTTCCGTCTGAAATGCTGCTGCGCCGGCCGGACGTGGTTGCAGCGGAGGAACAACTGGTTTCCGCCAACGCGCGCATCGGTGTGGCCAAGGCGCGCTATTTTCCATCCCTGTCGCTCACCGGCCTGCTGGGCACCGCGAGTGGCGACTTCGGCAAGCTGTTCGAGTCGCCACAATACGACATCTGGAACGTGGGCGGGAGCGTGCTGCAGCCGATCTTCCGCTGGGGGGAGATCCGCGGCCAGGTGCGCGCGAGTGAAGGGCAGCAGCGGCAGGCGCTGAACTCCTACGTCTTTTCCTTGCGCAATGCCTTCGCCGATGTCGAGAACGCGCTGAGTGCCCGCGCCAACGTGCGGGAGGAACTGGTTGCGCAGCAGAACCGCGTGGAGGCGCTGCGCATCTACAACCGCCTCACGGAAATGAGTTACAACGAGGGTGTCGCCACCTACCTCGAGTTCCTGGACTCCCAGCGCACTCTCTTCGACTCCGAACTGCAGTATGCGGGAACCCTGGCAGGCGGTTACAAGTCCGTCATCGGTGTCTACCGTTCGCTGGGTGGCGGCTGGGTGGACCGCGCGTCCTACGAGGCGTTACAGCCCGGCCAAGAGGTCGAACTTCCGGACCGCTAG
- a CDS encoding multidrug efflux RND transporter permease subunit: MAEFFIRRPIVAMVISIVLILLGVVAIQTLPIAQFPDIVPPMIQVKSTYFGASAVDVEQSVATPLEQQVNGVENMIYMKSINGNDGTMTLQVSFEVGTDLDNANVLTQNRVSQATAALPQSVKEYGVTVKKSLAFPLVVVTLSSPDGTYDNNFLSNYAGINLNDVIARIRGVGDVVLFGGSDYSMRIWVKPDYLAKLGLTVNDLVAAVQEQNVISPAGQIGGAPAPPGTEFTYTVRARGRLMTAEEFGTIVVRTNPDGSQVHLRDVARIELGTLLYNQIGRNNGEPAAVIMIYQQPGSNALAVAAAVKDVMEQAKQVFPPGLDYTISLDTTLAVEEGINEILHTLVEAVLLVILVVFVFLQNWRATLIPLLTVPVSLIATFVVFPLLGFSINTLSLLGLVLAIGIVVDDAIVVVEAVMHHIEQGLSPKDATVKAMKEVSGPIVAVSLVLAAVFVPVAFMGGITGRLFQQFAVTIAISVMFSALNALTLSPALSAKLLKPKGESKSFLDPFYRWFNRGFDRFTGGYLSFTAIMIRRMFRSLVFIAAIIVSIGLLGKHIPGGFVPEEDNGYFLVAVQLPDAASLQRTDEVCRKVERILGEDHNIENYTAIAGYGISSSTAASNMATFFVGLKPWHERHGKEGRSFEMIEEFNRRFAAEVPEAFVLAIGPPPIQGLGTGAGFSFMLQDRSGNTPQDLADQVEKFIEAARQRPEIGSISSPYRASVPQISAVLDPDRVTKQGVTVRDVNTTLAAMLGGSYINDFNRYGRVYKVYLLAEPEYRDDIFDIGSFFVRNNNGSMVPLSSVIRTAPAYGPEFTNRFNLYRSAELTGVPAAGYSSSQALNALEEVARDVLPAGWGYDWSNVSYQEKKAAGTAAIVFVFALVLVFLVLAAQYESWGLPFSVLLGTPFAVFGAFLGLWIMRFFSPAYVNNVFTQIGLVTLIGLAAKNAILIVEFAKVRKEEGVDLVQAALDSAKLRLRPILMTSFAFILGVMPLVRAAGAGAEARKVLGMTVFAGLLVATVMAIFLIPVLFVAVERATTRRGHAPVAPPGGEDAR, from the coding sequence ATGGCGGAATTCTTCATAAGGCGACCGATCGTGGCGATGGTGATCTCCATCGTCCTGATTCTGCTGGGCGTTGTCGCCATCCAGACCCTTCCCATCGCCCAGTTTCCCGACATCGTTCCGCCCATGATCCAGGTCAAGTCGACGTACTTCGGCGCGTCGGCGGTGGACGTGGAACAGTCGGTCGCCACGCCGCTGGAGCAGCAGGTCAACGGCGTCGAGAACATGATCTACATGAAGTCGATCAACGGCAACGACGGCACCATGACGCTGCAGGTGTCGTTCGAAGTCGGAACCGACCTCGACAACGCCAACGTGCTCACCCAGAACCGGGTTTCGCAGGCGACGGCTGCTCTGCCCCAGTCGGTGAAGGAGTACGGTGTCACCGTAAAGAAGTCACTGGCCTTTCCGCTGGTGGTGGTAACGCTGTCGTCGCCCGACGGCACCTACGACAACAACTTCCTCTCCAACTACGCCGGCATCAACCTCAACGACGTCATCGCCCGCATCCGCGGAGTCGGTGACGTGGTTCTTTTTGGTGGCAGCGACTACTCCATGCGCATCTGGGTGAAGCCGGACTACCTGGCCAAGCTGGGTCTGACCGTCAATGACCTGGTGGCGGCGGTGCAGGAGCAGAATGTCATTTCGCCCGCGGGGCAGATCGGCGGGGCGCCGGCGCCGCCGGGAACCGAGTTCACCTACACGGTGCGCGCGCGGGGACGCCTGATGACCGCGGAGGAGTTCGGCACCATCGTGGTGCGCACCAACCCGGACGGCTCGCAGGTGCACCTGCGCGACGTGGCCCGCATCGAGCTGGGAACCCTCCTGTACAACCAGATCGGCCGCAACAACGGCGAGCCCGCGGCCGTCATCATGATCTACCAGCAGCCCGGCTCCAACGCGCTGGCCGTGGCCGCGGCCGTCAAGGATGTGATGGAGCAGGCGAAGCAGGTGTTTCCGCCCGGCCTCGACTACACCATTTCGCTGGATACCACCCTGGCGGTCGAAGAGGGCATCAACGAGATCCTGCACACGCTGGTCGAGGCGGTTCTGCTGGTCATTCTGGTGGTATTCGTCTTCCTGCAGAACTGGCGCGCGACACTCATCCCGCTGCTCACCGTGCCCGTGTCGCTGATCGCCACGTTTGTTGTGTTTCCGTTGCTGGGCTTTTCCATCAATACGCTGTCGCTGCTGGGGCTGGTGCTCGCCATCGGGATCGTGGTGGACGACGCCATCGTGGTGGTGGAGGCGGTGATGCACCATATCGAGCAGGGCCTTTCGCCGAAGGACGCCACCGTCAAGGCGATGAAGGAGGTCTCCGGCCCCATCGTGGCCGTGTCCCTGGTGCTCGCCGCGGTATTCGTGCCGGTGGCCTTCATGGGCGGGATCACCGGGAGGCTGTTCCAGCAGTTCGCGGTGACCATCGCCATCTCGGTGATGTTCTCCGCGCTCAACGCGCTCACGCTGAGCCCGGCGCTCTCCGCCAAGCTGCTCAAGCCCAAGGGCGAGTCGAAGTCGTTCCTGGATCCGTTCTACCGCTGGTTCAACAGGGGTTTCGACAGGTTCACCGGCGGCTACCTCTCGTTCACCGCCATCATGATTCGCCGGATGTTCCGCAGCCTGGTGTTCATTGCGGCCATCATCGTGTCGATCGGGCTTCTCGGTAAGCACATTCCGGGCGGCTTCGTACCGGAGGAGGACAACGGGTACTTCCTGGTGGCGGTACAGCTCCCGGACGCCGCCTCCCTCCAGCGTACCGACGAGGTATGCCGCAAGGTGGAGCGCATCCTCGGTGAGGACCACAACATCGAGAACTACACGGCCATCGCGGGTTATGGCATCAGTTCGAGCACGGCCGCGTCGAACATGGCCACCTTCTTCGTGGGACTGAAGCCGTGGCACGAGCGCCACGGCAAGGAGGGCCGCTCCTTCGAGATGATCGAGGAATTCAACCGGCGGTTTGCGGCGGAGGTGCCCGAGGCGTTTGTGCTGGCCATCGGCCCGCCGCCCATCCAGGGGCTGGGAACCGGCGCCGGTTTCTCGTTCATGCTGCAGGACCGCAGCGGCAACACGCCGCAGGACCTGGCCGACCAGGTGGAGAAGTTCATCGAGGCTGCGCGCCAGCGGCCCGAGATCGGGTCCATTTCGAGCCCCTACCGCGCCAGCGTGCCCCAGATTTCCGCCGTGCTCGACCCCGACCGCGTGACCAAGCAGGGTGTGACCGTCAGGGACGTCAACACCACGCTGGCAGCCATGCTGGGCGGCAGCTACATCAACGATTTCAACCGCTACGGTCGTGTCTACAAGGTATACCTGCTCGCCGAGCCGGAGTACCGCGACGATATCTTCGACATCGGCAGCTTCTTCGTGCGCAACAACAATGGTTCCATGGTGCCGCTCAGTTCGGTGATTCGCACCGCGCCCGCGTACGGCCCCGAGTTCACCAACCGTTTCAACCTGTACCGTTCCGCGGAACTCACCGGCGTCCCGGCGGCCGGCTACAGCTCCTCGCAGGCGCTCAACGCGCTCGAAGAGGTGGCGCGCGACGTGTTGCCCGCCGGCTGGGGTTACGACTGGTCCAACGTTTCCTACCAGGAGAAGAAAGCCGCGGGCACGGCCGCCATCGTGTTCGTGTTTGCACTGGTGTTGGTGTTCCTCGTGCTTGCCGCGCAGTACGAGAGCTGGGGCCTTCCCTTCAGCGTGCTCCTGGGAACGCCCTTCGCCGTTTTCGGCGCCTTCCTGGGGCTGTGGATCATGCGTTTCTTCAGCCCCGCCTACGTGAACAACGTGTTCACGCAGATCGGCCTGGTGACGCTGATCGGTCTCGCGGCCAAGAACGCGATCCTGATTGTCGAGTTCGCGAAGGTGCGCAAGGAGGAGGGGGTGGATCTGGTGCAGGCCGCGCTGGATTCGGCCAAGCTGCGCCTGCGCCCCATCCTCATGACGTCCTTCGCGTTCATCCTGGGCGTGATGCCGCTGGTGCGCGCCGCCGGGGCGGGCGCCGAGGCGCGCAAGGTTCTGGGAATGACCGTGTTCGCGGGGCTGTTGGTGGCGACGGTGATGGCCATCTTCCTGATTCCGGTTCTGTTTGTCGCCGTTGAGCGGGCCACCACCCGGCGCGGTCATGCGCCTGTCGCGCCTCCGGGCGGGGAGGACGCACGATGA
- a CDS encoding efflux RND transporter periplasmic adaptor subunit, which yields MLAVCLAGGLVFLGGCGKKEQGTSAAPLEVGIVAAVQKDVPIHREWVGQVYGAQDVEIRARTVGWLQTIHFEEGGPVRKGQLLYSIDPSELEEKYNQAVASRAQVKTMLTQAESDVKRYRPLAEAGAVSQRTLEIAQSEMDARRSELDAAEAGVRYAELNLSYARIKAPIAGLIGLSVAKPGEFVGQYPNPVILNTISSIDTVRARFSITEQEYLELVRRNEAGKAAPRERQDLELILADGSTHPYAGWVSVAQRQVDTATGTLLIEAYFPNPGHTLRPGQFARVRTAVETHVDAVVIPSRAVLDVQGVKMVYVVGDDHTAQNRRVTLGATLGSEVVVDEGLVAGERVITDGLVRVRPGMAVSERASESPAETTQPVH from the coding sequence GTGCTCGCCGTGTGCCTTGCCGGCGGCCTGGTGTTCCTGGGTGGCTGCGGGAAGAAGGAGCAGGGAACTTCCGCGGCGCCGCTCGAGGTGGGCATTGTGGCGGCGGTGCAGAAGGACGTGCCGATCCACCGGGAGTGGGTGGGGCAGGTGTACGGGGCGCAGGACGTGGAAATCCGCGCGCGGACCGTCGGCTGGTTGCAGACCATCCACTTCGAAGAGGGCGGCCCGGTCAGGAAGGGCCAGCTCCTCTATTCTATCGATCCCAGCGAGCTGGAGGAAAAGTACAACCAGGCCGTCGCGAGCCGGGCCCAGGTGAAGACCATGCTCACCCAGGCCGAGTCCGACGTGAAGCGCTACCGACCCCTCGCCGAGGCGGGTGCGGTGAGCCAGCGGACCCTGGAGATCGCCCAGTCCGAAATGGATGCGCGCCGCAGCGAACTCGACGCGGCCGAAGCGGGGGTTCGCTACGCCGAACTCAACCTCAGCTACGCGCGGATCAAGGCCCCCATCGCGGGCCTGATCGGGCTCAGCGTGGCGAAGCCGGGCGAGTTTGTCGGGCAGTATCCCAATCCCGTCATCCTCAACACGATCTCGAGCATCGATACGGTGCGGGCGCGCTTTTCCATCACCGAACAGGAATACCTGGAGCTGGTGCGGCGAAACGAAGCTGGCAAGGCCGCGCCCCGGGAACGGCAGGACCTGGAACTCATCCTGGCGGATGGCTCCACGCACCCGTACGCGGGCTGGGTGAGCGTGGCACAGCGCCAGGTGGACACCGCCACCGGCACCCTCCTGATAGAGGCGTACTTCCCCAATCCCGGGCATACGCTCCGTCCCGGCCAGTTTGCGCGCGTGAGGACAGCGGTGGAAACGCACGTGGATGCGGTGGTGATTCCCTCGCGCGCCGTGCTGGACGTGCAGGGGGTCAAGATGGTGTACGTGGTGGGCGACGACCATACCGCGCAGAACCGCCGCGTCACCCTCGGCGCCACGCTGGGTAGCGAGGTCGTGGTTGACGAAGGGCTCGTGGCGGGCGAGCGCGTGATCACCGACGGGCTGGTGCGCGTGCGTCCGGGGATGGCCGTATCGGAGCGGGCGTCGGAAAGCCCGGCCGAAACCACGCAACCCGTACACTAG
- the pyrF gene encoding orotidine-5'-phosphate decarboxylase: protein MSSQPSERLIVALDVASYDAARGLVESLSPYAGWFKIGSVLFTREGPRVCEVVKRAGAKLFLDLKFHDIPNTVRGAVKNALAIGADMMTLHASGGTTMLGAARETVESSNRSDAILVAVTVLTHLSEAEWNATFGHKGMVEDTVVSLARMARSAGMNGVVASAKELPAIKRALGRECIVVTPGIRLPESGADDQTRVVTPGQAVRDGADFLVVGRPIIAALDPVAACREVVARMGA from the coding sequence GTGAGTTCCCAACCATCTGAGCGGCTTATCGTCGCCCTCGACGTTGCCTCGTACGACGCCGCGCGCGGGCTGGTGGAGTCGCTGAGCCCCTACGCGGGCTGGTTCAAGATTGGCTCCGTGCTGTTCACGCGCGAAGGGCCCCGCGTGTGTGAGGTGGTCAAGCGCGCCGGCGCAAAGCTGTTTCTCGACCTCAAGTTCCACGACATCCCCAACACGGTGCGCGGCGCGGTGAAGAACGCGCTGGCCATCGGCGCCGACATGATGACGCTGCACGCCTCCGGCGGAACCACCATGCTGGGTGCGGCGCGGGAAACGGTGGAGAGCTCCAATCGTTCCGATGCGATCCTGGTTGCTGTCACCGTACTCACCCATCTCAGCGAGGCGGAATGGAACGCCACCTTTGGCCACAAGGGCATGGTGGAAGACACGGTGGTCTCGCTGGCGCGCATGGCGCGCAGCGCCGGCATGAACGGCGTGGTGGCATCGGCAAAGGAGCTGCCCGCGATCAAGCGCGCGCTCGGACGGGAATGCATTGTGGTGACGCCGGGAATCCGGCTCCCCGAGTCGGGAGCGGACGACCAGACGCGCGTGGTCACGCCCGGGCAGGCGGTGCGCGACGGCGCCGACTTCCTGGTGGTGGGCCGGCCCATTATCGCCGCGCTGGACCCGGTGGCCGCGTGCCGGGAAGTGGTGGCGCGGATGGGAGCCTGA